The following are encoded together in the Armatimonadota bacterium genome:
- a CDS encoding cyclase family protein → MAFDLYDLRDCRVLDLSQNFSVDSPPFAYYDGPTIKWVKKIAFEGVNAQHISTTNHIATHLDSPLHFYDPGPDVSGIPIERLVGPACVVDLQQFGIGDYDIYGPRHFEEWERKHNIRIEPDDILVIHTGYHAYYNEDWSPHTREYHPDAGPDLPRSFLRHPGPRAEFCEWVLDRKIRWMAVDAISTDHPFNTKVRDARRDLIPVVEQKIGMSMDEAFPWPRDYQATHTMLFPKGVFHLENIGGHIDLVLNKRVWVGAFPFRFKGGEAAFCRFVAFVRK, encoded by the coding sequence ATGGCCTTCGACCTCTACGACCTGCGCGACTGCCGGGTCCTGGACCTGTCCCAGAACTTCAGCGTCGACTCGCCACCGTTCGCCTATTACGACGGGCCGACCATCAAGTGGGTCAAGAAGATCGCCTTCGAAGGCGTGAACGCCCAGCACATCTCCACGACCAACCACATCGCCACCCACCTCGACTCGCCGCTGCATTTCTACGACCCCGGGCCCGACGTCTCCGGGATCCCGATCGAGCGGCTCGTGGGTCCGGCGTGCGTCGTGGATTTGCAGCAGTTCGGAATCGGCGACTACGACATCTACGGACCCCGCCACTTCGAAGAGTGGGAGCGCAAGCACAACATCAGGATCGAACCCGACGACATCCTCGTGATCCACACCGGCTACCACGCCTACTACAACGAGGACTGGTCGCCGCACACGAGGGAGTATCACCCGGACGCCGGCCCGGATCTGCCGCGTTCGTTTTTGCGTCACCCGGGCCCGCGCGCGGAGTTCTGCGAGTGGGTGCTGGACCGCAAGATTCGGTGGATGGCGGTCGACGCGATCTCCACCGACCATCCGTTCAACACCAAGGTGCGCGACGCCCGGCGCGACCTGATCCCGGTGGTCGAGCAGAAGATCGGCATGAGCATGGACGAGGCCTTCCCCTGGCCGCGCGACTACCAGGCGACGCACACGATGCTGTTCCCCAAAGGCGTGTTCCACCTGGAGAACATCGGTGGGCACATCGACCTGGTCCTCAACAAGCGGGTGTGGGTCGGCGCGTTCCCGTTCCGTTTCAAGGGAGGCGAGGCCGCCTTCTGCCGGTTCGTGGCGTTCGTGAGAAAGTAG